In Salvia hispanica cultivar TCC Black 2014 unplaced genomic scaffold, UniMelb_Shisp_WGS_1.0 HiC_scaffold_1099, whole genome shotgun sequence, the sequence AGTTGACCTATCATCATCTCCAAATTCTTCATTGTGGCATCGATGTGGCCAAACTTCTCATTCACTTTTTCCTTTAATTGATCATTCTCCTTTTGATTCTTGATCATGAAGGAGTAGATCTGCGCAACTTGATCATCACTAGATGGCTTCGTCTCAAAACTCGGAGATTGAGTGTTGTTTCTCCATTGGTTGCCAGAAGCGTTACTAGGACCAGCTTGATTCCAGTTTCCTTGTTGAGGCCTCCAGTTTTGTTGATTGGTATATTGAGCTCCTTGGTTGAAACCTTGACGATTGTTGCCAATGTAGTTCACATCCTCCATTGGTGCTCCTTGCAAACTAGGACATTGATCTGTATAATGTCCTCCTTGACACACTCCACACTTCATCATAGGCGCAACTTGGGGTTGAGGAGTCAACTGCATAGATTTGACAGCATTCGTCATCGACGAAATTTGAGTACTAAAGTCAGCCATTTGAGCTTCTATAGCTGACACTCTTTCCGACTCCTTAGTAGCACCAAATGTATCTCCCGCGGCCACCTTCCTTGGATTATGCCAGTTCCTTTGATTATTCGCTAATCTTTGAAATAGTGCTCTCACCTCATCATGGGTCAAATCGTCCAAGTTCCCACTTGAACCTGCAGTAACCAAGCCTGTGCCTTCATGATTAAGTCCCTTGTAGAACTTCAAAAGATCATGCCCCGGAGCTAGACCATGACTTGGGCATTTCCTTAGCAAGTCTGTAAATCTCTTCCAAGCTTCGGCAAATGACTCATCATACTTTTGCCGGAATGAAGTGATCTCCTCTCTCAACTTTTCTATCTTCATTGGAGAATTGTACTCCAAGAGAAACTTCGACTTCAATTCCTCAAATGTTGTAATATTGTAGCCCGGTAATGAGTCATACCATTCCCTTGCTTTCTCTCTCAATGAGAAAGGGAATAAAGCTCTCTTGATCCGGTGATGCTCCACATTTGGCGGTCGGTGAGAATTTGTCAACTCATAGAAGGCATTCAAATGACTCATCGGATCTTCTTCATCTCGACCATGGAAAAGATTTCCACCATTCACCAAACTAATGTAGTGAGGTGGGATGTTGACATTATCATGTGCATAGGCAAACTCCCCCGGGTAATCAACTCCCGATCTAAGGATGTCGCCAAACCTTCCCATGGGTGGAGCAT encodes:
- the LOC125197936 gene encoding uncharacterized protein LOC125197936; protein product: MAEDDNNAPPMGRFGDILRSGVDYPGEFAYAHDNVNIPPHYISLVNGGNLFHGRDEEDPMSHLNAFYELTNSHRPPNVEHHRIKRALFPFSLREKAREWYDSLPGYNITTFEELKSKFLLEYNSPMKIEKLREEITSFRQKYDESFAEAWKRFTDLLRKCPSHGLAPGHDLLKFYKGLNHEGTGLVTAGSSGNLDDLTHDEVRALFQRLANNQRNWHNPRKVAAGDTFGATKESERVSAIEAQMADFSTQISSMTNAVKSMQLTPQPQVAPMMKCGVCQGGHYTDQCPSLQGAPMEDVNYIGNNRQGFNQGAQYTNQQNWRPQQGNWNQAGPSNASGNQWRNNTQSPSFETKPSSDDQVAQIYSFMIKNQKENDQLKEKVNEKFGHIDATMKNLEMMI